A single region of the Phycisphaerae bacterium RAS1 genome encodes:
- a CDS encoding tRNA-specific 2-thiouridylase MnmA: protein MSNYSRDALSADAALLFDRLIERLGRWHSVIVAFSGGVDSAFVCKAAMMALGGRRVLAVTGRSASVPSAELASVAELAREIGAPHQFLDTHEFADPNYLANPSNRCYFCKTELYSRLARLTRQRGDDAIISGTNADDLGDHRPGLLAAEEHGVRAPLAELGITKARLREMAAAVGLSIARKPASPCLSSRVQYGETITPEKLRRIDAAERYLRGLGFHECRVRNHGELARIEVPLPDVPRLAESSLGMQVEAHLRELGFAYVTVDLRGFRSGSMNEGLPRGVPLPLLGERAVSAPAARG from the coding sequence TTGAGTAATTACTCGCGAGACGCCCTGAGCGCCGACGCCGCGCTGCTGTTTGACCGCCTGATTGAGCGGCTCGGCCGCTGGCACAGCGTCATCGTCGCGTTCTCCGGCGGCGTAGATAGCGCGTTCGTGTGCAAGGCGGCCATGATGGCGCTGGGCGGGCGGCGCGTCCTGGCCGTCACCGGCCGGAGCGCGAGCGTGCCCTCGGCCGAGCTGGCGAGCGTCGCCGAACTGGCGCGCGAGATCGGCGCCCCGCACCAATTCCTCGATACGCACGAGTTTGCCGACCCGAACTACCTCGCCAATCCGTCCAACCGCTGCTACTTCTGCAAGACCGAGCTGTATTCGCGGCTCGCCCGGCTCACCCGGCAGCGCGGCGACGACGCCATCATCAGCGGCACCAACGCGGACGATCTGGGCGACCATCGCCCGGGCCTGCTGGCCGCGGAGGAACACGGCGTGCGAGCGCCGCTGGCCGAGCTGGGAATCACCAAGGCCCGGCTTCGAGAAATGGCGGCCGCGGTCGGCCTCTCGATCGCCCGCAAGCCCGCCTCGCCCTGCCTCTCCTCGCGCGTGCAGTACGGCGAGACCATCACGCCGGAGAAGCTGCGGCGAATCGACGCGGCCGAGCGCTACCTGCGCGGATTGGGGTTCCACGAGTGCCGCGTGCGAAATCACGGCGAGCTGGCGCGGATTGAAGTGCCGCTGCCGGATGTGCCGCGCCTGGCGGAATCGAGCCTCGGCATGCAGGTGGAGGCGCATCTGCGCGAGCTTGGGTTCGCATACGTCACCGTCGACCTGCGCGGCTTCCGCTCCGGGAGCATGAACGAGGGTCTGCCGCGCGGCGTGCCGCTGCCGTTGCTGGGCGAGCGCGCCGTGAGTGCACCGGCCGCGCGCGGTTAG
- the regX3 gene encoding Sensory transduction protein regX3, translating to MNSGKSILVIEDEVDLAEGLSYHLKREGYACRVIGDGAAGLAEAQRRPPDLIVLDRMLPKMSGDDVAMKLKNDPRCAAIPIIMLTAKAEETDELVGFALGADDYVRKPFSVKLLLARIAAVFRRLESAAGPTEVLSAGPIVLDRARHEVTVDGAPVALTATEFRVLTTLMGARGRVLDREQLLDAVLGFGVAVTHRTIDVHVAALRKKLGPAAGWIQTVRGVGYAFRSPVNDTAPMS from the coding sequence ATGAACAGCGGCAAGTCAATCCTGGTCATCGAAGACGAAGTTGATCTGGCGGAAGGGCTTTCATACCACCTCAAGCGCGAGGGATATGCCTGCCGCGTCATTGGAGACGGAGCCGCCGGATTGGCCGAGGCGCAGCGCCGCCCGCCGGACCTGATCGTGCTCGACCGCATGCTGCCGAAGATGAGTGGCGATGACGTAGCGATGAAGCTCAAGAACGACCCGCGCTGCGCCGCCATCCCGATCATCATGCTCACCGCCAAGGCCGAGGAGACCGACGAGCTGGTCGGGTTCGCACTCGGGGCGGATGACTACGTTCGCAAGCCGTTCTCCGTTAAGCTGCTCCTGGCCCGCATCGCGGCGGTCTTTCGTCGCCTGGAAAGCGCGGCGGGGCCGACCGAAGTGCTGAGCGCCGGTCCGATTGTCCTGGATCGCGCCCGTCATGAGGTGACGGTGGACGGCGCGCCGGTCGCGCTGACCGCGACCGAGTTCCGCGTGCTGACGACGCTCATGGGCGCCCGCGGTCGCGTGCTCGACCGCGAGCAACTGCTCGATGCGGTGCTTGGATTCGGCGTCGCCGTGACGCACCGCACGATCGACGTTCACGTCGCCGCCCTGCGAAAAAAGCTGGGCCCGGCGGCCGGGTGGATTCAGACCGTCCGCGGGGTGGGATACGCGTTTCGGTCGCCGGTGAATGACACGGCGCCCATGTCGTAG
- the phoR_1 gene encoding Alkaline phosphatase synthesis sensor protein PhoR — protein MKLGGISLKLLLGHVLLVVLSLGVLAYWMIDVAESRFDRRISGELLALAQAVSQQASDVASNDGPQLRRLLAPQQAAGAPGVIVTAQGAVLAHTSELSPAEAAALPAPAELQRAAAMPVAQSRRRLSPEEPWSLIVAVRGRTRDDLPCVVWLARRGGHMLDTHSSGLLLAGVIALIAFVATMILALGATRLWVRPMQQLAAAARQLSEGDLEVRAEAAGSGELALLARALNDVRRRLAAQATTLDNQRLTLESLLNQLKEGVVVTRPDGRVALMNPAAIELLNLHIGRRPDPAVFIGRLYEECIPQHDLQEMLHVPPSAGPADSDGQDDYKEIRLQVEHDDRLAHLRARASTLQLPAPPGDARRTQPGRLLVLTDISELIRTVQVKTDFAANASHELRTPLSTIRLAVESLLNMDLSRESADAQHFIGLIDRHSARLTAMVKDLLDLTRLENPGARYEVRPLAPRALLDELRDRFADAIARRGLHWEADIAADVPPTLTLSPHLIQLALDNLVENAVKFTDTDGRVCVAVRNAPGGVSFEVADTGCGIPDAEQERVFERFYQVERARSGADRGTGLGLSIVRHAVTAMNGCVTLTSTPGVGTRVTLTVPQRG, from the coding sequence GTGAAGCTCGGCGGAATTTCACTTAAATTACTGCTGGGGCATGTGCTGCTGGTGGTCCTGTCGCTGGGGGTGCTCGCGTACTGGATGATCGACGTCGCGGAGTCGCGCTTCGACCGGCGCATTTCGGGCGAATTGCTGGCTCTGGCACAGGCCGTCTCCCAGCAGGCGTCCGATGTTGCCTCCAATGACGGCCCACAACTGCGCCGCCTGCTGGCGCCGCAGCAGGCTGCGGGCGCGCCGGGGGTAATCGTCACCGCGCAGGGCGCCGTCCTGGCGCACACGTCCGAACTCAGTCCGGCCGAAGCCGCGGCGCTGCCCGCTCCAGCCGAGTTGCAGCGCGCCGCCGCGATGCCGGTGGCGCAGAGTCGTCGCCGACTGTCGCCCGAAGAGCCCTGGAGCCTCATCGTCGCGGTGCGTGGGCGCACACGAGACGACCTGCCCTGTGTCGTGTGGTTGGCCCGCCGGGGAGGGCACATGCTCGACACGCACTCGTCGGGACTGCTGCTGGCCGGCGTCATCGCGCTGATTGCCTTTGTCGCGACCATGATCCTGGCGCTGGGCGCAACGCGGCTCTGGGTGCGGCCGATGCAGCAGCTTGCGGCCGCGGCCAGGCAGTTGTCGGAGGGCGACCTGGAGGTGCGGGCCGAGGCGGCCGGATCGGGCGAGCTGGCCCTGCTGGCGCGGGCGCTCAACGATGTGCGCAGGCGGCTCGCCGCACAGGCCACCACGCTCGACAACCAGCGCCTGACGCTCGAATCGCTGCTGAACCAGCTCAAGGAAGGCGTCGTTGTCACGCGCCCCGACGGGCGCGTCGCCTTGATGAACCCGGCCGCGATCGAGTTGCTCAATCTGCACATCGGCCGTCGGCCCGACCCGGCGGTCTTCATCGGCCGGCTCTACGAAGAGTGCATTCCGCAGCACGACCTGCAGGAGATGCTGCATGTTCCGCCGTCGGCGGGCCCGGCCGACAGCGACGGCCAGGACGACTACAAGGAAATCCGCCTGCAAGTGGAGCACGACGACCGGCTCGCCCACCTGCGGGCGCGGGCCTCCACGCTGCAGTTGCCCGCGCCGCCCGGCGACGCACGCCGCACACAGCCCGGCCGGCTGCTCGTGCTCACGGACATTTCCGAGCTGATCCGCACCGTGCAGGTCAAGACCGACTTCGCGGCCAACGCGTCGCACGAGCTGCGCACGCCGCTCTCGACCATCCGGCTCGCCGTCGAATCGCTGCTGAACATGGACCTGTCGCGCGAATCCGCCGACGCCCAGCATTTCATCGGGCTGATCGACCGGCACAGCGCCCGGCTGACCGCCATGGTGAAGGATCTGCTCGATCTCACGCGGCTGGAGAATCCCGGAGCGCGGTACGAAGTTCGCCCGTTGGCGCCGCGCGCGCTGCTGGACGAACTGCGCGACCGTTTCGCCGACGCGATCGCGCGGCGCGGACTGCATTGGGAGGCCGACATCGCTGCCGACGTTCCCCCGACGCTCACGCTCAGCCCGCACCTGATCCAGCTCGCGCTCGACAACCTGGTCGAAAACGCGGTCAAGTTCACCGACACCGATGGACGTGTCTGCGTCGCGGTTCGAAACGCGCCCGGCGGCGTGAGCTTCGAGGTCGCCGATACGGGCTGCGGGATTCCGGATGCCGAGCAGGAGCGCGTCTTCGAGCGCTTCTACCAGGTGGAACGCGCCCGGTCCGGCGCCGACCGCGGCACCGGTCTGGGACTTTCCATAGTCCGGCACGCGGTCACCGCCATGAACGGCTGCGTGACGCTCACCAGCACGCCCGGCGTCGGCACGCGCGTGACGCTGACGGTGCCGCAGCGCGGCTGA
- the tolB gene encoding Protein TolB, translating to MSHRPARTFAALASITLGVLLSLAGCPTTPTGNDNTGGGGSNNNGSTGNSNSNSNGNTNTNTNGNDNGATVAPSIDDIPNESIPAGVTYVGPTPSLAAGSAPITWSLDEGPAGMTIDAASGVVTWPEPPAGDAPQLVSIKAANPAGDDSEVWLLTIETVELQAIRRVSVSRTGEQGNQESNGGSISADGSRIAFASRAGNLLTNDANDTFDVFVIDVGPQTVRRCSVRPGGAQTAQASFTPALSGDGAVVVFRSSDPGLVAGDTNNRVDIFAQVLATGATELISRRSASQIGNDASDRPSVSADGRFVAFESLATNLVSGDTNAVSDVFVRDRSGAATTRVSVSVGGSQANGASRAASISADGRYVAFASDASNLVGDDDNGVTDIFVRDRNTGATIRVSLSSTGQETDGACANPHIAGDNGRYIVFESDATNFTSGGTGGRRHIYRHDRTTGETTLVSANRAGNPCNNSAASPRITPDGRYVVFHSRASDLVEGDSNGFFDVFRRDTSDGTTIRISAKSATFQGNNASIAASISDDGRFVTFDSKATNMVDNDLNEFTDVFLRDLAIEIE from the coding sequence GTGTCTCATCGACCGGCCCGGACCTTCGCCGCTCTCGCCTCGATAACGCTCGGCGTGCTGCTCTCGCTCGCCGGCTGCCCGACCACCCCGACCGGCAATGACAACACGGGCGGCGGCGGGTCCAATAACAACGGCTCAACCGGGAACAGCAACAGCAACTCGAACGGCAACACGAACACGAACACCAACGGCAACGACAACGGCGCGACCGTCGCGCCCAGTATCGACGACATTCCGAACGAGTCGATCCCGGCCGGCGTCACCTATGTCGGGCCGACCCCCTCGCTCGCCGCCGGCAGCGCCCCGATCACCTGGTCGCTGGACGAGGGACCTGCCGGCATGACCATCGACGCCGCCAGCGGCGTCGTCACCTGGCCCGAGCCGCCCGCCGGCGACGCGCCGCAGCTCGTCAGCATCAAGGCGGCCAATCCGGCCGGGGATGATTCGGAAGTCTGGTTGCTTACGATTGAAACCGTCGAGCTGCAGGCCATCCGCCGCGTCAGCGTGAGCCGCACCGGCGAGCAGGGCAACCAGGAAAGCAACGGCGGGTCCATTTCGGCCGATGGATCGCGCATCGCATTCGCCAGCCGCGCGGGCAACCTGCTCACCAACGACGCGAACGATACGTTCGACGTCTTTGTGATCGACGTCGGGCCGCAGACGGTGCGGCGCTGCAGCGTCCGGCCCGGCGGCGCCCAGACGGCGCAGGCGAGCTTCACGCCGGCGCTCTCGGGCGATGGGGCGGTCGTGGTCTTCCGCAGCTCCGATCCCGGCCTGGTTGCGGGCGACACAAACAACCGCGTCGACATTTTCGCGCAAGTGCTCGCCACGGGCGCGACCGAGCTGATCAGCCGCCGTTCCGCGTCGCAAATCGGCAACGACGCCAGCGATCGACCGTCGGTCTCGGCGGATGGGCGTTTCGTCGCATTCGAGAGCCTCGCCACCAACCTTGTCTCGGGCGATACCAACGCCGTTTCCGACGTCTTTGTCCGCGATCGCAGCGGCGCCGCGACCACGCGCGTCAGCGTGAGCGTCGGCGGATCGCAGGCCAATGGCGCCAGCCGCGCGGCCTCGATTTCGGCCGACGGGCGCTACGTGGCGTTCGCCAGCGACGCTTCGAATCTCGTGGGCGATGACGACAACGGAGTGACGGACATCTTCGTGCGCGACCGCAACACCGGCGCGACCATCCGCGTCAGCCTCAGCAGCACCGGGCAGGAAACGGACGGCGCCTGCGCCAATCCGCACATCGCCGGCGACAACGGGCGCTACATCGTCTTCGAAAGCGACGCGACGAACTTCACCAGCGGCGGCACCGGCGGGCGGCGGCACATCTACCGGCATGACCGCACGACGGGCGAGACGACGCTCGTCAGCGCCAACCGCGCCGGCAACCCCTGCAACAACTCCGCCGCTTCCCCCCGCATCACGCCCGACGGCCGTTATGTCGTGTTCCACAGCCGCGCCAGCGACCTGGTCGAAGGCGACAGCAACGGCTTCTTCGACGTGTTTCGTCGAGACACGAGCGACGGGACCACCATCCGCATCAGCGCCAAGTCGGCCACGTTCCAGGGAAACAACGCCAGCATCGCCGCGTCCATTTCGGATGACGGCCGCTTCGTCACCTTCGACAGCAAGGCCACGAACATGGTCGACAATGACCTGAACGAATTCACCGACGTGTTCCTGCGCGACCTGGCGATCGAGATTGAGTAA